Within the Candidatus Zixiibacteriota bacterium genome, the region CGGGGCCCGCTTGCTGATGGAGGTGACCAGGATGCGGTTCTGCCGCAGGACCCGTTCGAGGTCGCCCTTGCTCTTGGCTTTGAGCGAGCCTTGGACGGCGGCGCCGGCGAGCGTCTTGCCTTTATACTCGAATACTGGCATGGCAAACGTCCTTTCCCATACTCACATTACGAAAACGCCGGAGATTTCTGGCGGGAGAGCATTTCGCCGAGTTCCTGCGTGTTCGAGCTATAGCTCATCGCGTCATTGAGGGTTATCTTGCCGGTCAGGTAGAGCTCGGAGAGCGACTGGTTCATCGTCTTCATGCCGTACTTCTGACCCGACTGGATCATCGAGTACATCTGGTGCACCTTGTCGTCGCGGACGAGGGCGCGGATCGCGGGGGTGCAGACCATGATTTCGAGCGCCATGACCCGCCCGCCGCCGATCTTCGGTATGAGCGCCTGAGACACGATGGCCTGGAGCGAAAACGAGAGCGACACCCGGACCTGCTCCTGCTGGTTGGTCGGGAAGGAGTCGACGATGCGGTTGATCGATTCCGAGGCGGAGTTGGTGTGCAGGGTGGCGAAGGCGAGGTGGCCGGTCTCCGAAATCGACAAAGCCGCCTCGATCGTCTCGAGGTCGCGCATCTCGCCCACGAGCACGACGTCGGGATCCTCGCGCAGCGCGTACTTCAGCGCGGTCGCGAACGAGGTGGTGTCGGAGTAGACCTCGCGCTGGTTGACCAGGGCCGCCTGGTGGCGGTGCAGGTACTCGATCGGGTCTTCCACGGTGATGATGTGGACGGGCCGCTCGCGGTTGATCTTGTCGATGATGGCGGCGAGAGTGGTGGATTTCCCGGAGCCGGTCGGACCGGTCACGAGGACGAGCCCGCGCGGCAGCTTGGCGAATTCCGCAATCACCTTGGGCAGACCGAGCTCATCGAACGTGCGGATCTTGTAGGGGATCTGCCGGAGGACGACAGCGATGTTGCCGCGCTGCATAAAAACGTTGCAGCGAAAGCGGCTCATCTGCTCGATGCCGAAGGAGAAATCGAGCTCGGAGTTCTGTTCGAATTTGAGCTTCTGCTTCTCCGTGAGCATGGAGTAGCACAGCTTCTTGGTCTGCTCGCTCGTCAGCACATCGTAGTTGAGGCGCTGCAGACGGCCGTCGACGCGCACGACCGGCGGCGAGCCGACGGTGAGGTGCAGGTCGGAGGCGTTGAGTTTCACCATCTCTTCCAGCAGCTCGCGGAGTGTAAACATCTCGATCTCCCAATCTATGAGGCCGGCATTCGTTTTTTCGGGCCGATATCTTCTGTACTATTATCGGCGGGCGAGGCGGAATCTTGACCGGAAAGGCCCGTGGCGGGCTCGATAAGCGGTTGGCGGACAGGCGGATTTGGAGAGATCAGGTGTTCGTGGTGACCGCGAAAACTTCGTCGATCGACACCAGGCCGGCTTTCATCTTCTCCACGGCCGACATGCGCAGGCTGAACATCCCCTGCTCCAGCGCCTTCTGGGCTATGTCGGTGTCGGGCGCGCGGTTAAGAATCAGCCGCTCGATTTCCGGGGTGATCGGCATGACCTCGAAAACCGCCGTCCGGCCGGCCGATCCGGTGTCCCCGCACTCGCGGCACCCCCGCCCCTCGAAGGCGCGGATGTTGCGGAGGAGTTCTTTCGGCGCCCCGAGGCTCTCGACCTGCTCAGGCGAGAGGTTGATCTCCTCCTTGCAGTTCTGGCAGATCTTGCGCATCATCCGCTGGGCCAGGATGAGCTTGGTGGCCGAGGCGACCAGGTAGTACGGGACACCCATGTCGATGAGGCGGTTGATGGACGACGGGGCGTCGTTGGTGTGGAGCGTCGAAAACACCAGGTGCCCGGTCAGGGCGGCGCGGATCGCAATCTCGGCCGTCTCGCCGTCGCGAATCTCCCCCACCATGATGATGTCGGGGTCCTGCCGCAGGAAGGAGCGGAGGGCGGCGGCGAAGGTCATCCCGATGTCGGATTTCACGGCCACCTGGTTGATACCGTCGAAGTTGAACTCGACCGGGTCCTCCGCGGTCATGATGTTGACGTCGACGGTGTTGATCTGCTTGAGGGCCGAGTACAGGGTGGTCGTCTTACCCGACCCGGTCGGGCCGGTCACCAGGACGATGCCGTAGGGCAGGTGGATGGCCTTGTCGAACTTGGCCAGGTCCTCCTCGCGGAACCCGAGCCGGGTCATGTCGACCATGAGGGCGTTCGGATCGAGAATACGCATCACGACCTTCTCGCCGAAGATGGTCGGGAGGACAGAGACGCGGAGGTCGACGGTGCGTCCGGAGATCTTGATCTTGATGCGGCCGTCCTGGGGCAGGCGGCGCTCGGAAATGTCGAGGTCGGCCATGATCTTGACACGCGAGACGATGGCGGCGCGGTACTTGAAGGGGAGCGGGGCCATCTCGCGCAGGTCGCCGTCGATGCGGTAGCGCACGCGGATGCGCTTCTCGTACATTTCGATGTGGATGTCGGAGGCGCCCATGCGGATGGCGTCGCCGATGATCGAGTCGACGAGTTTGACGAGCGGCTTGTCCTGAATGGCCGACATGAGGTCCATGTCGCTCGGGCCGTCTTCGGCCTCCACCACTTCGAGTCCCTCGGCATCCTCGAGCCCCTTGACGATTTCGGACAGCCCGCCGCCGTCGGCGTAGTACTGGTCGATCGCCTTCTCGATCGCCCTCTCCGGGGACAGGACGGGCTGGACGATGCAGCCGGTGATGAACTTGACGGCGTCGAGGACGTAGATGTTGTTCGGGTCGCTGATGGCGACGAGGAGGGTCTTGTTGAGCTTGGAGACGGCAATGACCTTGAATTTGCGCGCGATGTCGACGGGGATGAGCTTGACGATATCGGGGTTGAGCTCGATGTCCTCGAGGCGGATGGCGCCGATCTTGAGGTGTTTGCCGATGAACTTGGCGATCTCCTCTTCCGACTCGACGGCGCCGATGCGGACGAGCGCGGCTTCGAGCTTCTCGCCGTGTTCGCGGGCCATTCGATCGGCCTTCTCGGCCTGTTCCGGTGTGATTCTGCCGGCCTTGACCAGCATTGCCCCGATGTCTGAAGGCATAGTTCCTCGGTCAGCACCTCATGTGCTGTTTACCCATGCAGTCCCGTGTCGTCCCTCCGCCGCACCACCGCAGGGGCGGAGTCTCTCAGTCCTGGAAGATGTCGTCCAGCTTGTCCTGAGCTCCCTGGGCAAACTCGTTGGCGAATTTCGCCTGTTGCTGTTTGTTTTCCGCGGCCGTGGCCTTGATGGTGTCGAAGATCTTGGCCAGCTCGGCGGACGTCTCCTTGGCGTAGAGCCGCACCATCCCGATCGTCGTCCGGTCGTCGAAAATGACGACGAGGATCGAGCGCTCGCCGACCAGGGACATGTGGATGTGGTCCTTCTTCCCCTGGTGGAAGAGCACGGAGAACTCGGGTTCGCCGACAAGCTTGGCGATTTCCTTAGTGGACGCGAACGAGCCGGCCAGCAGGGCGGCCAGGGCGGTCGTGTCGAGCGAGTGGGTGAAGCCTTGACGGGTAATCAGGTGTCCGTCCTTGTCAACCAGGAGGGCGCATTTCGCCTCGGCTCCTTTGAGCATCTTGGAGATCAGCGCGTCAATCTGGTTGATTTCTTCTTCGTAAATAATGAGACTATCGTCAGACATTCCTGCCTCCTGGGTGGCTATTTCAATCCAAACAGACGCTTAAAGAAGCCGCGCTTCTTGTCCTCTTTCTTGCGCCGCAGGGGCGGCGCCATGTGGGGCGAAACGGCGCCGGTGCCGCTTCCGGTCGCGGCCGAGACCGGCGTCCGGGCGAGGCTGCCGGCGGCGGCGACCGACGGCGCCGAAGGCCGGGGCGGCTCGGCCGTGGTGACCGCCGCAGGCGCACTCTCGGCCGCCGCGCCCGTGCGCGAACCGGGGTACGGACGGTACTGCACAGACTCGGGGTCCTCGGCGGCGGCCGGGCGGCCCTGGCGGGCGAATTCCGCGGCCGTCGCGGGCGGCGTCTCGGTCGCGGCCGCCTCCTCGCGATCGTCCACCCGCGGAGCCTCGGGCGCCGGAGCAACCCGGTCCTCCATCGGCGTGATCGCCCGCGGCCGCGAACTGCCCGAACTCTTGGCCTTCTCCAGCACCATTTTGATAATCATCTTCAGGGTGTCGAACACGCCGTTGCCGACGGTCGCCGAGGCCTCGAACGACGGCCAGCCGCGCGGGTTGAGCTGGCGCTCGAGTTCAGCGACGGGGAGGACGCCGGGGAGGTCGCGTTTGTTGTACTGGATGACGACCGGCAGCTCGCCGATGTCGTAGCCGTACTCGCGGAGGTTCTCCTCGAGGTTGGTCAGGGATTCAATATTCTCGTCCATCTTGCTCGGCTGGCTGTCGGCGACGAAGACCAGACCGTCGACGCCGCGCAGCACGAGCTTGCGCGTCGCGTTGTAATAGACCTGGCCCGGGACGGTGTAGAGCTGAAACTTGGCGGCGAAGCCGTTGATGGTGCCGATGTTGATCGGCAGGAAGTCGAAGTAGAGGGTGCGGTCGGCTTCGGTGGCCAGCGAAATCAGCTTGCCGCGGGTGTTGCCCGGCACCTTGGCGTGGACGTACTGGAGGTTGGTCGTCTTGCCCGACAACCCCGGTCCATAGTAGACAATCTTACAGCACACTTCGCGGGCGGAGTAATTAATCGATACCATGTCGTCTCGTCCCTATGTCGTCGTTGGTCGGCATGCGGTTACCGGACGGTGCGCAGGCGTTCGATCGCGTTTTTGATCTCCAAACGGATCAGTCCGACGTTGACGTCCTTCTCGGTTGTGACCACCAGGATGCCCAGACCGGCATCGGTGAAAAACAGCTTGGCCTCCTCGGATTCGATGGTGACCTGCCGGAGAGGATGGCCGTCCAGGCGGTGGAGGCTCTTCTGGATATTGCTGGTGATCGAGGCCGCCAGGGCCCCGACCGTTTCTCCTTCGAACGAGGCGTCGAGGTCGGCGGCGATGAGAATGCCGTCGCTCCCGACGACCATGGATCCGGTGACCCCGCTGGTCTTGTTGAGCTCACTAAGAATTTCGTACATATACATTCTCCGCGTTCACGGCTCGCTCCTGGCCGTACCGTTCCGCAACATATTTCCTGACTATCTCGAGGCCTTGGGAGAAGCGGACGTTCAGGAGCTCGTCATGGTGGTGTTCGGAGACGACCATGAGGTAGAACGTCTCTTCCCGGGCGATGATGATTTTGCGATCGGGGAAACTGAGCGCGAGGCGCTGGGGCAGGCCGCCGCTGAAGCGGGCGGCGACGTCCCGGTTGTGTTCGTAAAAGAGGCGGGCCAGAGGCGCCCAGTCTTCGGCCAGGTCTCCCCCGCGCTGGAAATGGCCGAGCAGAAGGCCCTCGATATCGACGACGGCGGCGGCGCGGACAGCGGGGTTTTCGCCGATGTAGCTGGTGGCGCGGTCAAAGCCGTTGGCGTCGCCCGGCCGCATGGGTGCGGGTTCGGATTCTGAGCGGCCGTGGCGCTCCGGGTCGGACCGCCACTCGGCCGGCGCCGCGCTCGCGGCCGCCAAGCCGCGCGGGCTGCCGGCGGTGTGGGTCTTCTTGACGTCATGCATAGGCGAGTCGCCCTCCTGTCGGTCGGTCACCAGCACCGGCCACGGATGCACCGGCGCCACCACGCGCCGGACCACGGGGATGAGGATGAACGGCGCCGCGGCCACGTGCAGCAGCACCGCCGGGAGGTAGCTCGAGAGCGCCAGTGTCAGCGAAACCCGGAGGTTCATGGCATAGGCGACGGCGATCATCAGGCCGAAAGCCAGGCCGAGGGCCAGGCGGTAGAGCAGGCAGATGCCGGCCGCCTGCGCCAGCGGCAGCAGACTGGTGCGCCGCGTGAGGGCGAAGACGGCGGCCAGATACCAGGCGAGCTCGTACATCAGGTAGATGAGCGAGGCGCGCGCCAGATCGGTTCCCAGCCGGTTCGGGAAAAGCACCATCGGGATAATCAGCACGATGAGCGACAGCAGCACGATCGGCCGGCTGTATCGTCCGTTCCTGTCCATAACGTGTCCTTCGCAGCTAGGGCTGGTAGCGGGCCACCAGCTTTTCTATTCTCATCCGCAGCGTTCCCAGGTTGCAGGACTCATCGCCCACGAAAATGAAGACGCCGTCCTGCTCCCGTATGACGTAGAAGGTAGGGCCTGCCGTTTCCACGAGGATAGAGCGGACGGCCCCAAAGGAGCCTTCGAGCAGGCTTTCGTTCAGCACGTTGCCGAGTTCGCCGATGGTGGCGCCACAGCGGGCCTGGTCCATGTCCAGCTGCCACCGGGTCTCGATGACCAGACCCTCGAAATTGACGAAGAGGGCGCCCGGCACGCCGGGGATGGTCCGCGCCTCGTCGAGGATCTGCGGAACCGCCAGCGGGAGGGGCAGATCGGGTTCGGCGGCGGTCGGTCCGGGGGCAGCCGTGGGCGCCGGGGCGGCCGGCTCGGTGACGGCGCGCGATTCCTCGGGCAGTTTGCGCGCAATTTCCAGCAGGCGTTCGATCTGGGCGTTGCCCGGGTCGGCCTGGTGCAGCTGGCTCAGGAGTTTGACCGCGCGCTCGAACTCCCCTTTGTAAATGTAGATCTCCGCGAGCAGCAGCTCGACCGTGCGCGTGCGCCCGTCCAGCTCCATGGCCTTATTCGCCTCCACCTCGGCCCAGTCGTAGAGGCCGCGGTCGAGGTTGATCTTGGCCATGACCACATGTGCCGAGCCGTAGGAGGGGTGGACTTTCAGGCCGTTCTGACAGACGCGGAAGGCCTTGTCGAGTTCACCCTTCTTGCGATACGATTCGGCCAGCGCCGCAAAAATCTGCGAATTGGGATCCTCTTCGAGGATCTTGCGGCACTTGGATATCCGTTCGTCCAGCTCGGTGGTACTGTTCATCTACTGTGTCCGTAAGTCTCTTTGCTGCAAGGTCTTTTCGGTCGACAACATTTTCTGCTCACTAAATATAGAGATTGCAGCAAGTTATGTCAACTTGAATGTCCGTCAGCTCAACGTTCGTTTGATTTCCCGCACGCCGTACAAGAACAGCCCGGCCATGACCAGAAGTAACGTTGGCACAACGAACTCCGGCAATGTCAGCAGTTCAAACAGGCCACACAACAAAATAATTTCGGCCAGCGCCAGAACGGCGAAACCGCCGATGAACCACTGCCAGCAGCGGCTCAGGCGGCCGCCGCGTACTAGCGAGAAAACCTGCACGGCGCCGGCGGTACACACGACCGCGCCGACCAGGACCAGGAGATTCAGGAAGGTCGGCGGGTTGATAATGGCGGCGATGTTGGCGGCCTCGGCGCGCGAGAACGGTACCAACGCCCCGGCCAGCAGCAGAGCGGACATAATCGTGCGTTTCATATTCACCCTCTCACCATTTTGACAACGCGGGCAGACCGTTTCACGGCCTGATTGAAATTTTCTTCGATCGCGTATCGCTTCACCAAGTCGCGCCGGGTGGCCAGCGGCTCGGAAATCTCGCCCTTGACCGTCGTGACGCCGTCGCGATAGGCCCCGACGCCGAGCAGTTCGAAGATAAACTGGAGCTGTTCGGCCAGGGCGTCATCGAGGTCGCGGAACAACGTCTGGAACCGAATCGGCGCGGGAATGGCCTGGACCGCGGCGAGGAACTTGTCGAACGAGGGCATGAGGTCGGACTTGGGGTCGACGCCCGGGAAGAAGTTCAGCAGGTTGCCGCGGTACTGGGCGGCGAAGGTGGCGAAAGTGGTGTTGTCCTCGCCGAGGTACTCTTCGAAGAGCGTGCGGATGCGGTAGAAGGCATTGTTGTAGAGCCGGAAGACGATGCGGAGCACGGCCTCTTCCTCGTCCTCCTCGACCTGGTTCTTCTGCTCGCGCCGCCCGACCGCTTCGATGAGGTGATTGACAATAAGGCGGTAGATGGCGCGGCAGGTGACGAACTCGCCCATGGGCGAGAGGTTGATGAGGTCGGGGAGGGTGCGCTCGCCGTTGATGAGGCCGATGAGCCGGAACTCGTCGACGGAGATTTTGAACTCCTCCTCATTAGTCCGGGGCGACCGCGAGATCGCCAGGAGGACGTCGTCGGGCGGGAGCACTTTCTGGATCTCGAGCCACTCGTCGATGCGCCGCGTCCCCTCCATGATGACGCTCATCGTGCTGAGCTCGACGAGGAACGGGGCGCTCTTGGGGTGGGCGTTCTCATGGAACAGGAACTCGCCCTCTTTCCACGAGAACAGGTTGTACACAATCTCTTCGATCTGCTGTTTGAGGCACTCGGCGATCTCGTGCTTGTCGAAGACGCCCATGTCGATGAGGGTGGTGCCGAGCTGCCGTCCGGTCTGCTTATGGAGCGTGATGGCCCGGTCGAGATCCTTCTTCGAGAGCCGGCCGCGGTTCAACAGCATCTGACCGAGGAGGTCCTCGGCGGAGTTTACCGACGAGGCGTGAATGATGTTGCCGTCGCGGAAGGCAACTTCTTTCTGCCTGCTGGCGGTTCTGATTTCCAGCAGTCCCGTCTTCTTCCCCGTCGCCAGAAGCTGGAGGATGTCGGGGAATGATACCGTTTTCAGGTTACCGGATAGACTCATCTGCGACCCTTCTTCCTTCTCTCCACACCATGGTAGGCCCCGCCAGCGCGGGTACGCCAGTTCTCTATATGTATCGGGAGCCGCCAATCGGAACTTGACGGGAAAAGGTTCAGCGGCCGGTTTCCACGCGGACCGAGGGGGCGGCGCCGGCCGTCAGCCGCAGGCGCACGGACCCGAACCGGCGCAGGTCAAAGACGGCGGCGGGGACGGAGTCCGGTTCGGTCTGTGCAAATTCTGCACAGACCAGACCCGCGGGCGGGCGGCCGATCGAGCGGAGGTCGTCCGCGGCCGCTTCATCGCCGCAGACCAGCCAGCAGGCGCGGTCGGGGGCGCAGCGGGCGGCCGCGAGATCGCCGTCGGTCCGAAGGAACAGGATTTCGAGGCCCCGGGCGGCGAGCACCGCGCCCCAGGCGCAGAGCGCCAGGCCCTCGCCGGCCGGCGGCTCCGCCCCGCCGAAGGGGCGCCAGGGTGGACAGCGCCCGGACCGTGCCGCGATGTCCCCCATGGTGCCGTGCAGCCGGCCGTGGACAAACAGGGTGTCCGCGCGCAGGCTGTCGGCGAAGCGCGCGAGCTCGGCCGCGCCGGCATAATCGGCGGACAACAGCACTACCCGGCCGAGTCCCGGCCGACCGAGGCGTTCCAGCCAGGGGATCAGGACGCGGTCGACCACCGGGTAGTCCCGGGCGGCGAGGTTGGTGATGACCAGATCGGCCCGCTCCGCACCGGCCGGGACGATGGCGGCGGCCACCCCGCCGGGGACGCGCGTGATGTGGATGTCGCAGACGACCCGGGGCGGCCGGGGGCCGAGGGCCAGCCAGGCGAGCGCGCCGTTGAGGAGGACCAGGCCGCCAAGCACCGCCCGCCGCCGCACCGGGAGCGATCCGAGAGCGAAGCCGGCGACAATCAGGGCGGCGTAGGCAGCGACCGCGGCAGCCGGCGGCAGCGCGCCGGTGTCGAGGACGGGCGCGCGCTCTCCCGAGAACAGGCCCAGCGCCCCGAGGATGAGATCCATCAGGCGGTCCACGAGGGCGCCGGCGAGAGCGCCGAGCGGCGGCCAGACGAAATCGAGCGTGAGAGTCGCCAGCACCCCCACGACCGCCGCCGACACGAGCGGGACAATGACCAGGTTGGCCGCCGGCCCAAGAAGCGGCACACGGTGAAAATAGCAGGCGACGAGGGGAGCGGAAAAGAGCTGCGCCGTCAGCGACACGATGACCGCCAGCGACAACCACCGGGCCGGCGGGCCAAGCGCCCGGCCTTCGAGAAGCCGGTAGACCCGGGGCGTGACGAAGACCAGCCCCCAGGCGGTCGCGAACGACAATTGAAAACCGACGCTGAACAACTGGGCGGGGGCGCACAGGAGGATGGCGGCGGCGGCCAGGGCGACCAGGTTGTTCAGATCGATGCGCCGCCCCGCGAGGCGGGCCAGCAGAATGAGAGCGGCCATGACGGAGGCGCGTACAACCGAGGGTTCGCCGCGGCAGAGGAGCGCGAAGAACACAACCACCACAAGCAGAATGAGGGTGCGCGCGACCCGGCCGGTTCGGAAGGGCCGCAGGAGCACCAGGACGAAACCCACGACCACGGCCACGTTCGAACCGGACACGGCGAGCACGTGTAAAGTGCCTGAGTCGCGGAAAGCGCGATACAGGTCGGGGGGGATGTCGCGGGTGTCGCCGATGAGAAAACCCCCGGCCAGCGCCGCGGCGCGGGGGCTCAGTGTCCGGCGGAGCGACTGCCCGATGGCGGCGCGCACAGTGTCGACCACGGGGATCAGCCCAACCGCCGGGCGCGGCAGGCGGCGCACGTCCTGAGAGGCACGGACATAAGCCAGCGCTCCCACGCCCTTTACCAGCAGCGATCGGCGGGAGGCGGCCCCCTCTCCCCTCTCGGCCGCCGGATACAGGCGGGTGGAGAGCTCGACCCGGTCGCCGAACTGCACGGCCGCGCCGGTATCGGCGATTCTCAGGAGGAGACGGCCCTCGACCGCGGCCATGCGGTCGGGTCCGAGGGAATCGAGGCGGACGGTCAGCTCGATGCGGTCGGGGCGGAGTTCCGGCCAGTCATCGACGCGGCCAACCAGCCGATAGCGGGTGCGGCTATCGGCGTAGCGGCCGAGGCTGCGGGAACCGAGATCATAGGTGTCGCGGGCGAAATGTGCGGCCGAGAGGCCGGCCAAGACGAGGCCGAAAAACACGGCGGCAGCCGACGGTCGCCGGAAAACCAGGGCGGCGGCAGCCGCCACCAACCCGCCCAGCGCGGCCAGCAAAAAGGCCGGGGCGGAGGCGCGGAGGAAATCAGCGGCGAGAATGCCGCCGGCAAGAGCAATGAGAAGGAATATCCCCGGATACGCGCGCGCCATCAATTCCCCGCCCGACGTCTTCGCACTAACCTGTTTCTCAACAAGGTAATCTCGCGAGTACGCAGGGCCAAGGAAAAAGCAACGTAGAGCACGGCGCCCACCAGCGCCGGAAGAATCACCGCCAGGGTCCGTTGCGGGAGACCGTCATCGAGGGCGATGACGGCGTCATAAGGGATGACGCGCGCAACATAGAACGCCACGAGCGCGATCACGGTGATCCGCGCCGTGTGAAAGGCCAGACGGCCGAACGAAACGGCGACTCCCTTGCGCGGCAGAAACCAGATCAGCAGGCCGGCGTTGAGCAGGGCCGCCAGAGAGGTGGCCGCCGCCAGTCCGGCAAACCCGAGCAGCCACACCAGCGGAGCGTAGAGAACGAGGTTGACGACGACGGCGAGGATCGAGATTTTCATCGGAAGCCGGGAGTCCTCATAGGCATAGTAGAACGGCACGACCACGCGGACGACGGCGAAGCCGACCAGGCCGTAGGAGTAGTGCAGCAGGGCGAGCGCCGTCTGTTCGCTGTCGAGGCTGGAGAAGGCCCCCCACTGGTAGACGAGGTCGACGAGGGGACGGCCCATGAGGGCGAGGAAGACGGCGGAGGGGATAACCACGAAGGAGTTCAGGCCGACGGCGTTCAGGAAGGTATCGCCGACCCGGTCGTGCTGGCGGCGGGCCACCAGTTCGGCCACCTGCGGCAGGGCGACGGTACCGATGGCGACGGCGAACACGCCCAGGGGGAAATGCATGAGGCGGTAGGAGTAGTTGAGGTAGGAGATCGCCCCTTCCGCGAGGAATGACGCGATGAGCGTGGAGACGAGAATGTTGATGCGGCCGGCGGACAGCCCGATAATCATGGGCGTCAACAGCCGCATCACCCGCCGCAGACCGGCATCGAACAGCGAGATGGTGAAGCGGAAGCGGTAGCCGATGCGCAGGAGGGCGGGCAGTTGAATGGCGACCTGGCCGAGACCGCCGACGAGCACGCCGATCGCCATGGTGTAAATCGGCGGGTCCATCACCTTGTAGAAAGCCAGGACCACGACGATGGTGCCGAGGTTGAACATGGCCGGCGAGAGCGCCGGGAGCCCGAAGCGGCCGAAAGAATTGAGCATGCCCATGACGAGGGCCGAGAGCGACACCAGCAGCAGGTACGCCATCATGATCCGGGTCATGCTCACCGTGAGGTCGAACTTGACGGCATCGGCGGTGAAACCGTGCGCGAAAACGTAGATGAGAAGCGGCGCGGCGACGATGCCGAGGAGCACCACGAGGCCGACGACGACGAGGATGGCGGTCATGACCACGTTGGCCAGGTGAAAAGCCTCGTCCTTGCTGCCGGCGACCAGCCGCTCCTTGAAGGTCGGGACGAAGGCGGATGACAGGGCCCCTTCGGCGAACATGTCGCGCAGGAGGTTGGGGATGCGGAAGGCGGTGACGTAGGCATCGGTGGCCATGCCGGCGCCGAAGATGAAGGCCATGACCTGTTCGCGAACGAGGCCGAGGACGCGGGAGAAGGCAGTCCAGGCGGACACCGTTGTGGCTGATCCCAGGAGGGAACTTTTCTTTGCCTCAGGAGTTGACAAGCTGCCCGTGCCGCGTATATTTAAAGGTTATTTCTGAAAGCAAAGGAAGATGTGAAAGGATAGTATGCCGCATCACAAATCGAACTTCAAGCGGATGAGGCAGTCGGAGAAGCAGCGGGACCGGAACCGGGCCTGGCGGTCCCACCTGCGCGGCGCCATCCGCGACCTGCGGGCGACGGAACCCGGGGCCCCGGATCTCGCCGGCAAATACCGCACCGTGGTCTCGATGATCGACCGGGCGGCCTCCCGCCGCCTGCTCCACCGGCGCACGGCCGACCGGTACAAATCCCGGCTGGCGCGGCACGCGGCGAGCAAACCGGCCTGATCCGGCGACACCGGATCGAGCACAGCGCCCGGCGCGGCAACGCAGCCGGGCGTTCGGCGTTGGGGCGGCGGCCGGCGCGAAGTTCTCCATGGGATGAAAAGTAGCGGGGCGCGCGCAGGGGCTTCAACAAGTATTTTCAGAGGGGAGCAGAACGCGGCCGCCCGGACGGGCGCCGGAGGGGAACTCAGCGGTTGAGCATGTACACCCGGCCGTCAAAACACGCGATCCGGCGGCGCCGCGCCCGCAAAGCGATGAGCTCGGCCAGAAATGCCTGCTTCTGCTCAAGCGTAGACCGATCGGCGAGCACGGGAACGGGGAAGTCGATGTTGAGCACGCGGCACACCGCCTGAACCCGGATGAGACCGGGCGGGAAAAGCCGTCCGCTGGACACGGCCCGGCGAAGGTCCTCGAGGGTGAAGGTCGGCAGGCTCACCGTCCCCGAGTGCGGTCCGGAGTGGTCGCCCCACTCCCCCTCTCCCCCGTCCCGGACGACCGGGTAGAAAGCCCCGCTTTCGAGGATGGCCCGAAAGACCGCATCGAACGGCACCGGACAGCCGGTGAGGCTGGAGTGGCGGATCCGAACGCGGATCGGCGCGGCGCCGACAAAACCGAATATGAGATCGAGATGGTCGGGGGAGTCGGGAACGGTTTTCTCGGCGGGGAGGATCTCAATCCGGTCCGGGAAACGGGCCAGGACGCGGGTGAGATCATCGTGGGTGAACCGGGTCAGGCTGAGCGGATCGCTGTCCACCATCAACTCGACCGGGGTGCAGATCTGGACCGGGAGGTGCTCGAAGTCGGCATCGACCAGCGAGTAGTAGGTCCGGGAATCATCCAAAAGAAGAAAGTCGTCGCCCTCCAGCGGGGTGA harbors:
- the rpsT gene encoding 30S ribosomal protein S20; the encoded protein is MPHHKSNFKRMRQSEKQRDRNRAWRSHLRGAIRDLRATEPGAPDLAGKYRTVVSMIDRAASRRLLHRRTADRYKSRLARHAASKPA
- the murJ gene encoding murein biosynthesis integral membrane protein MurJ, encoding MSAWTAFSRVLGLVREQVMAFIFGAGMATDAYVTAFRIPNLLRDMFAEGALSSAFVPTFKERLVAGSKDEAFHLANVVMTAILVVVGLVVLLGIVAAPLLIYVFAHGFTADAVKFDLTVSMTRIMMAYLLLVSLSALVMGMLNSFGRFGLPALSPAMFNLGTIVVVLAFYKVMDPPIYTMAIGVLVGGLGQVAIQLPALLRIGYRFRFTISLFDAGLRRVMRLLTPMIIGLSAGRINILVSTLIASFLAEGAISYLNYSYRLMHFPLGVFAVAIGTVALPQVAELVARRQHDRVGDTFLNAVGLNSFVVIPSAVFLALMGRPLVDLVYQWGAFSSLDSEQTALALLHYSYGLVGFAVVRVVVPFYYAYEDSRLPMKISILAVVVNLVLYAPLVWLLGFAGLAAATSLAALLNAGLLIWFLPRKGVAVSFGRLAFHTARITVIALVAFYVARVIPYDAVIALDDGLPQRTLAVILPALVGAVLYVAFSLALRTREITLLRNRLVRRRRAGN
- a CDS encoding ComEC/Rec2 family competence protein, giving the protein MARAYPGIFLLIALAGGILAADFLRASAPAFLLAALGGLVAAAAALVFRRPSAAAVFFGLVLAGLSAAHFARDTYDLGSRSLGRYADSRTRYRLVGRVDDWPELRPDRIELTVRLDSLGPDRMAAVEGRLLLRIADTGAAVQFGDRVELSTRLYPAAERGEGAASRRSLLVKGVGALAYVRASQDVRRLPRPAVGLIPVVDTVRAAIGQSLRRTLSPRAAALAGGFLIGDTRDIPPDLYRAFRDSGTLHVLAVSGSNVAVVVGFVLVLLRPFRTGRVARTLILLVVVVFFALLCRGEPSVVRASVMAALILLARLAGRRIDLNNLVALAAAAILLCAPAQLFSVGFQLSFATAWGLVFVTPRVYRLLEGRALGPPARWLSLAVIVSLTAQLFSAPLVACYFHRVPLLGPAANLVIVPLVSAAVVGVLATLTLDFVWPPLGALAGALVDRLMDLILGALGLFSGERAPVLDTGALPPAAAVAAYAALIVAGFALGSLPVRRRAVLGGLVLLNGALAWLALGPRPPRVVCDIHITRVPGGVAAAIVPAGAERADLVITNLAARDYPVVDRVLIPWLERLGRPGLGRVVLLSADYAGAAELARFADSLRADTLFVHGRLHGTMGDIAARSGRCPPWRPFGGAEPPAGEGLALCAWGAVLAARGLEILFLRTDGDLAAARCAPDRACWLVCGDEAAADDLRSIGRPPAGLVCAEFAQTEPDSVPAAVFDLRRFGSVRLRLTAGAAPSVRVETGR